The proteins below come from a single Spirochaetia bacterium 38H-sp genomic window:
- a CDS encoding UPF0164 family protein, whose product MSNRRYILIIFFIGIISTFLSSQDFSSTYGSLAEYLSALEDENTGLTIFPILTIPLGGEYQAMGTAYTAVTRHTAFMDSNPAATAASPFTELTLYHNNWIADSNLEGITYTVRYDDFGLGYGGKFLYVPFTQYDSWGQRVATGYYSEIMSVFNASYNFFSSYDFFGLAAGISSKVAFRSIPRIFYENQSAMAIMADIGILSKFNLFKFYSSRSKNFSVGITVKNLGLEFLAPTGEPLPTSFTSGIAYSPIRPLLITFDFSLPFNLIQDVAAESSSYATGIVVDITNFLTMQTGILIKGGNPRISIGSLVTLGQIEVQTNYTLDMTTTLTPLDKMSITLTFNLGDEGRGEKQKQVDKYYLQALDSYAKGDLEKTIELCEKALAIDPDFSPAQKTLKIAKESVELQNKMLELQQIER is encoded by the coding sequence ATGAGTAATAGGCGATATATCCTCATAATTTTTTTTATCGGCATAATTTCTACTTTTCTTTCCTCTCAAGATTTCTCCAGCACATATGGAAGTCTTGCAGAATATCTTTCTGCTTTGGAAGATGAAAACACAGGGCTAACAATATTTCCCATATTAACAATACCTCTCGGTGGAGAATACCAGGCAATGGGAACTGCCTATACTGCAGTAACAAGGCATACTGCGTTTATGGATTCCAATCCTGCGGCGACAGCGGCAAGTCCTTTTACAGAGTTGACTCTATATCACAACAATTGGATAGCAGATTCCAATCTGGAAGGCATAACATATACAGTAAGATATGATGATTTTGGCTTGGGCTATGGAGGTAAGTTTCTATATGTCCCATTTACACAATATGACTCCTGGGGACAACGAGTAGCAACAGGATATTACAGCGAAATAATGAGCGTATTTAATGCTTCGTACAACTTTTTTTCTTCTTATGATTTTTTTGGGCTTGCAGCAGGAATAAGCTCCAAGGTGGCCTTTAGGAGTATCCCCAGAATCTTCTATGAGAACCAGTCAGCTATGGCAATAATGGCGGATATAGGAATACTAAGCAAGTTTAACCTTTTTAAGTTTTATTCATCTCGGAGCAAAAACTTTTCTGTGGGCATAACAGTAAAAAATCTGGGATTGGAGTTTCTAGCACCAACAGGAGAACCTCTTCCCACATCCTTTACAAGCGGAATAGCATATTCTCCCATACGACCGCTTCTTATTACCTTTGATTTTTCTTTGCCTTTTAATCTTATACAAGATGTAGCTGCAGAATCATCTTCTTATGCCACAGGTATAGTTGTAGATATAACTAATTTTCTAACAATGCAGACTGGCATTCTTATTAAGGGAGGTAATCCCAGGATAAGTATAGGCAGCCTGGTAACCCTAGGACAGATAGAAGTCCAGACCAATTACACACTGGATATGACAACCACACTGACACCGCTGGATAAAATGAGTATAACTCTAACATTTAATCTGGGAGATGAAGGCAGAGGAGAAAAACAAAAACAAGTTGATAAATACTATCTGCAGGCATTGGATAGTTATGCAAAGGGAGATCTGGAAAAAACAATAGAGCTGTGCGAAAAAGCCTTAGCCATTGATCCAGATTTTTCCCCTGCACAAAAAACACTAAAAATAGCAAAAGAAAGCGTGGAACTTCAAAATAAGATGCTGGAACTTCAGCAGATAGAACGTTAG
- a CDS encoding ankyrin repeat domain-containing protein, which yields MRLAVFFHPGDDEFAKKVLKAIIDIGISANAYRIHPWWKDDAAERLISVLNASTHILLIIPRTVGQHTDELSWLYFLAGFCSAKAKYVYYLADSSSLTVPSFFSGIERIPSIQYLKNAILRGRDDWISEQNMKKARDVLEKLNIPVSNVGFVECVKQENIQALKQFIILGFSPDSCDKNGIPALSHAVRVRSLDVVDFLLSHGADVNKIAPDRNNTPLMDAAGDGNLEIVNRLLQESPNLDIQSKNGQTALILAIGQGALDVANRLIDAGADIRLVDALGMTALKYAELFRYPDLVDKLKEKMADNG from the coding sequence ATGCGACTTGCCGTTTTTTTTCATCCTGGTGATGATGAGTTTGCAAAAAAGGTGTTAAAAGCTATTATTGATATAGGTATTTCTGCCAATGCTTATAGGATACATCCGTGGTGGAAAGACGATGCAGCAGAGAGACTTATATCTGTGCTCAATGCCAGTACCCATATATTGCTTATTATTCCTCGCACAGTAGGTCAGCACACCGACGAATTATCCTGGCTGTATTTTCTTGCCGGCTTTTGCTCGGCAAAAGCAAAATATGTCTATTACCTTGCTGATTCCTCTTCCCTGACTGTTCCTTCTTTTTTCTCTGGCATAGAGAGGATTCCTTCCATACAATATCTTAAGAATGCAATTTTGCGTGGTCGCGACGATTGGATATCTGAGCAGAATATGAAGAAAGCCAGAGATGTTTTGGAAAAACTTAATATCCCTGTATCCAATGTCGGTTTTGTAGAATGTGTAAAGCAGGAAAATATACAGGCTCTCAAGCAGTTTATAATACTGGGATTCTCTCCCGATTCTTGTGATAAAAACGGAATTCCTGCGCTTTCTCATGCCGTAAGGGTCCGCTCCCTGGATGTTGTGGATTTTCTTCTGTCTCACGGTGCCGATGTCAATAAAATAGCACCGGACAGAAATAATACCCCTCTTATGGATGCGGCAGGAGATGGTAATTTGGAGATAGTCAACAGGTTACTACAGGAATCCCCCAATCTTGATATCCAGAGCAAGAACGGGCAAACTGCTCTTATTCTTGCCATAGGTCAGGGGGCTCTGGATGTTGCAAACAGACTTATAGATGCCGGAGCGGATATCCGCCTGGTAGATGCCTTGGGCATGACAGCATTAAAGTATGCTGAGCTTTTTAGATATCCTGACCTTGTAGACAAATTAAAGGAGAAGATGGCTGACAATGGCTGA
- a CDS encoding SPOR domain-containing protein, producing MQKDNYHYKIRKQIFREIKIYRLLALFFLFLLPAFAENSEESLEDNLELKGDIAAALSLAKEQYVKSHSTDAAIRLSRLYYETGDFANAELTIRDILGDAKASSDKKAKALLVLSHIYIATYRFEEADVILSSLVKLPSAKPDIYYTAVLLKVVSGQKNDAQTFLDALKNNFPDSPETHLAQNLIEGSYGTTLPYPPQGILLPPQNTGDEPSIELTSSDYDNKNHSSEPSPEQSEPSPSQTTAEENLHVALQLGSFSVKENAEHYADEVKNKYNIDTEVVPIEFAGKRYYRVIIPQNSRENAQNLLTELKNKGLESFIIFY from the coding sequence ATGCAAAAAGACAATTACCATTACAAAATCAGGAAGCAGATATTCCGAGAGATAAAAATATATAGACTGCTTGCTTTATTCTTTCTTTTTCTTTTACCTGCATTTGCAGAAAATAGCGAGGAAAGTCTGGAGGATAACCTGGAACTCAAGGGGGATATTGCGGCTGCTCTTTCTCTTGCAAAAGAGCAGTATGTAAAATCCCACAGTACTGATGCAGCGATAAGACTTTCTAGACTTTATTATGAGACAGGAGATTTTGCAAACGCAGAGCTTACTATAAGAGATATCCTGGGCGATGCAAAAGCATCTTCTGACAAAAAGGCAAAAGCCCTGCTTGTTTTATCACACATATATATAGCTACCTACAGATTTGAAGAGGCTGACGTTATTCTTTCTTCTCTTGTTAAACTGCCATCTGCAAAGCCGGACATATATTATACTGCAGTCCTTCTCAAGGTGGTATCCGGACAAAAAAATGATGCGCAGACTTTCCTTGATGCTCTCAAGAACAATTTCCCCGATTCGCCGGAGACCCATCTTGCGCAAAACCTTATTGAGGGCTCTTACGGTACGACCCTCCCGTATCCTCCTCAAGGCATACTACTACCACCTCAAAACACAGGCGATGAGCCTTCCATCGAGCTCACTTCTTCTGACTATGATAATAAGAATCACTCATCAGAACCCTCCCCGGAGCAGTCTGAGCCTTCTCCCTCACAAACCACTGCGGAAGAAAATCTCCATGTTGCGCTCCAACTGGGTTCTTTCTCCGTCAAAGAAAACGCTGAGCACTATGCCGATGAGGTCAAAAACAAGTATAATATTGATACAGAAGTTGTCCCCATAGAGTTTGCCGGTAAACGATACTACCGGGTGATTATACCTCAAAACAGCAGAGAAAATGCGCAGAATCTTCTTACAGAGCTTAAAAATAAAGGCTTGGAATCCTTTATAATCTTCTATTAA
- the miaB gene encoding tRNA (N6-isopentenyl adenosine(37)-C2)-methylthiotransferase MiaB — MQKYWIETYGCQMNKAESDAIIRQLKHAGWKEASGPEDADIAVINTCSVRETAEERIEGRLGFYGFLKSKRNSHLKLALMGCMAERLKEEIIERFPQVDVVVGTFNKKKFVELLTSNKEDLTLLHDFLLTEQDEYSFEKIHHSDSAYKAFVPIMHGCNNFCSYCIVPYVRGREISRNPSDIFKEIETLLNDGVKEITLLGQNVNSYRYTEGSKTLDFASLLNKICEKFPELPWLRFLTSHPKDLSQDIVDVMAENRAICRHIHLPVQHGSDDILKRMNRRYTSSHYMSLIYMLRKAMPDISITTDILIGFPGETEDDVEMTLSLMREAGFSDSYMYYYNPRKGTKAYEWEDTIPIEEKKHRLAKVIELQKELSYNWRKKKIGKRLGVLVESVSKKDARELLARTEQDEMLVFAGDKSKIGDFTTVEILSLEGNTFKAREV, encoded by the coding sequence ATGCAGAAATATTGGATAGAGACGTACGGATGTCAAATGAACAAGGCAGAATCCGATGCGATAATAAGACAGCTAAAACATGCCGGTTGGAAGGAAGCTTCCGGTCCGGAGGATGCGGATATTGCAGTTATCAATACATGTTCTGTCAGAGAAACTGCAGAGGAGAGAATAGAAGGAAGGCTTGGTTTCTATGGTTTTCTCAAAAGCAAGAGAAACTCCCATCTTAAGCTTGCACTTATGGGTTGTATGGCAGAACGCTTAAAAGAAGAAATAATAGAACGGTTCCCTCAGGTGGATGTTGTTGTAGGGACCTTTAATAAAAAGAAATTTGTTGAGCTTCTTACAAGCAATAAAGAAGACCTTACTTTGTTACATGATTTTCTTCTTACAGAGCAGGATGAGTATTCTTTTGAAAAAATACATCACAGTGATTCTGCCTATAAAGCCTTTGTCCCTATAATGCACGGTTGTAATAATTTCTGCTCCTACTGTATTGTTCCCTATGTGAGAGGTAGGGAGATATCAAGAAATCCTTCGGATATTTTTAAAGAAATAGAAACACTTCTTAATGATGGAGTAAAAGAGATAACATTGCTCGGTCAGAATGTTAATTCTTACAGATATACAGAAGGCAGCAAAACTCTTGATTTTGCTTCTCTTCTTAATAAAATATGTGAAAAATTTCCGGAACTCCCATGGCTGAGATTCTTAACCTCTCATCCCAAGGACCTTAGTCAGGATATAGTGGATGTGATGGCAGAAAATAGGGCAATATGCAGGCACATACACCTTCCCGTACAGCATGGCTCTGACGATATTCTTAAGAGAATGAACAGAAGATATACCTCTTCTCATTATATGAGCCTTATATATATGCTTAGAAAAGCCATGCCTGATATATCAATCACAACGGATATTCTTATAGGCTTTCCTGGTGAGACAGAAGATGATGTTGAAATGACCCTCTCTCTTATGAGGGAAGCAGGGTTTTCTGATTCTTACATGTATTATTACAATCCTAGAAAGGGCACAAAAGCTTATGAGTGGGAAGACACAATACCGATAGAAGAAAAAAAACACAGACTTGCAAAAGTAATTGAGCTGCAGAAAGAACTATCATATAATTGGAGAAAGAAGAAAATAGGAAAAAGGCTTGGAGTTTTGGTGGAGTCTGTCAGCAAGAAAGATGCAAGAGAGCTTCTTGCCAGAACAGAGCAGGATGAGATGCTTGTATTTGCAGGAGATAAGTCAAAAATAGGTGATTTTACAACAGTAGAAATTTTGTCACTTGAGGGCAATACGTTTAAGGCCAGGGAGGTATAA
- a CDS encoding IMP cyclohydrolase, which produces MSEKKNLKEIYRIMVDDPFPQSMEISFIENGERQTLFYEKAVWNIDGEVKGLRYGENPDQPAALYKLVNGNLVLGQVSIIQPGKYLASDIELLQSGKHPGKINITDVDSALNILKYFPDKTCCVIIKHNNPCGVAVASTAAEAYHKAYFADRVAAFGGAIAINTTLDKETAELITQSYSEVVVAPDYTEAALAILKTKKNLRIMRIENINRLIDFRDERFIEPRALIDGGIIMQWSFRSAVMSKEDFLPAETEYKGQKYAIKRKPTDKELDDMLFGWLVETGVTSNSVIYVKDGVTVGIGTGEQDRVGVAMIARDKAYTKMADRLCWEKYKTPWNMFDDERKKQEIWEEVKAENGGIKGSIMVSDAFFPFRDGVDVGIKEGITGVVQPGGSLRDFESIEACNEANVTMVFTGQRCFRH; this is translated from the coding sequence ATGAGCGAGAAAAAAAATCTCAAGGAAATATACAGAATAATGGTTGATGACCCTTTTCCTCAATCCATGGAAATAAGTTTTATAGAAAATGGAGAAAGACAGACTCTTTTTTACGAAAAAGCAGTATGGAACATAGACGGAGAGGTCAAAGGGCTGCGTTATGGAGAAAACCCTGATCAGCCTGCTGCTCTTTATAAGCTGGTAAATGGCAATCTTGTTCTGGGACAGGTTTCTATTATACAGCCAGGTAAGTATCTTGCATCGGACATAGAGCTGCTTCAGTCGGGGAAACATCCCGGAAAGATAAATATTACAGATGTGGACAGCGCACTCAATATATTAAAATATTTTCCGGATAAAACCTGCTGTGTGATTATCAAGCATAATAATCCCTGTGGAGTAGCCGTAGCTTCTACGGCAGCAGAAGCTTATCATAAGGCCTATTTTGCGGATAGGGTTGCTGCATTTGGCGGAGCTATTGCTATAAATACTACTCTGGATAAGGAAACAGCTGAGCTTATCACCCAATCCTATTCTGAAGTTGTGGTTGCTCCTGATTATACAGAAGCTGCACTTGCAATACTCAAGACAAAGAAAAATCTGAGAATAATGCGTATAGAAAATATTAACAGACTTATAGATTTTAGAGATGAGCGTTTTATAGAACCTAGAGCCCTTATTGATGGTGGAATTATAATGCAGTGGTCTTTTCGCTCTGCTGTTATGAGCAAAGAAGATTTCCTGCCTGCAGAGACAGAGTATAAGGGACAGAAGTATGCAATAAAAAGAAAGCCTACGGATAAAGAGCTTGATGATATGCTTTTTGGCTGGCTTGTTGAGACGGGTGTTACTAGCAATTCTGTCATATATGTCAAGGATGGGGTTACCGTAGGCATAGGCACAGGAGAACAGGACAGGGTTGGGGTTGCCATGATTGCACGCGATAAAGCTTATACCAAGATGGCGGACAGACTCTGTTGGGAAAAATATAAAACTCCTTGGAATATGTTTGACGATGAGAGAAAAAAGCAGGAAATTTGGGAAGAGGTCAAGGCAGAAAACGGCGGTATAAAAGGAAGTATCATGGTATCGGATGCTTTCTTTCCCTTTAGAGATGGAGTGGATGTGGGAATAAAAGAAGGCATAACAGGAGTTGTTCAGCCTGGAGGCTCTCTTAGAGATTTTGAGAGCATAGAAGCTTGTAACGAGGCAAATGTAACAATGGTATTTACAGGACAGAGGTGTTTTAGGCATTAG
- the folE2 gene encoding GTP cyclohydrolase FolE2: MVDTQSSYDDRNIPIDRVGIRGLRYPITVLDKKNNYQNTTATINMYANLPHHFRGTHMSRFVEVFNEHYKDIQMKGFISMLKDVKLALEAESAFIEIEFPYFIEKSAPVTGQKSYMEYKCKYIGQTKGNHADFWVSIEVPVNTVCPCSKEISDYGAHNQRGMVRLTVKLGPFFWIEDLIELVENSASAGIFSLLKREDEKFITEHGYDNPRFVEDVAREVVLRVENFSDFPWFKVEAENMESIHNHNAYACIERCIKENAHGPK, encoded by the coding sequence TTGGTTGATACTCAGAGCAGCTATGATGACAGAAATATCCCTATAGACAGGGTCGGAATAAGAGGACTGAGATACCCTATAACGGTTCTCGACAAAAAGAATAACTATCAAAATACTACAGCCACTATAAACATGTATGCCAATCTTCCCCATCACTTTAGGGGAACACATATGAGTCGCTTTGTCGAGGTGTTTAACGAACATTACAAAGACATACAGATGAAGGGCTTTATCTCAATGTTAAAGGATGTAAAACTTGCTCTGGAGGCAGAATCTGCTTTTATTGAGATAGAATTTCCCTATTTTATAGAAAAATCAGCTCCTGTAACAGGACAGAAAAGTTATATGGAGTATAAATGCAAATATATAGGACAGACTAAGGGCAATCATGCTGACTTCTGGGTTAGTATAGAAGTTCCTGTTAATACGGTTTGTCCTTGCTCCAAAGAAATTAGCGATTATGGTGCGCATAATCAGCGGGGGATGGTCAGGCTTACTGTAAAGCTTGGACCATTTTTCTGGATAGAAGATCTCATAGAACTTGTTGAAAATTCTGCTTCTGCTGGTATTTTTTCGCTTCTAAAGCGTGAGGATGAAAAATTTATAACAGAACACGGATATGATAACCCCCGCTTTGTAGAGGATGTTGCAAGAGAGGTCGTCTTGAGAGTGGAAAACTTTTCTGATTTTCCCTGGTTTAAAGTAGAAGCGGAAAATATGGAAAGTATACACAATCATAATGCATATGCATGTATAGAAAGATGTATTAAGGAGAACGCACATGGACCTAAATAG
- the folD gene encoding bifunctional methylenetetrahydrofolate dehydrogenase/methenyltetrahydrofolate cyclohydrolase FolD has translation MSAAILSGKEISQKILEELKKEVAFLKEKGITPGLAVIRVGDDPASIAYVNGKKKDAEKIGIKSYEHILPASTSQDKLCALIDNLNSDVNIHGILVQLPLPSHIEEQAIIERISPDKDVDGFHPINVGKMVIGQDAFLPCTPFGIIKMLEYAGIESKGKHTVIIGRSNIVGKPIANLMMQKRNPGNSTVTVCHTATPNVSDYTLQADILIVAAGRPCVVNADMVKPGAVVIDVGINRIEDKEHPRGYRLVGDVDYDSVSKKASWITPVPGGVGLMTRAMLMYNTVLAVKKANSIKE, from the coding sequence ATGTCCGCAGCAATCCTTTCTGGCAAAGAAATATCACAAAAAATTCTAGAAGAATTAAAAAAAGAAGTTGCGTTCTTAAAGGAGAAAGGCATAACTCCGGGCCTTGCCGTAATCAGGGTTGGTGATGACCCTGCAAGTATAGCCTATGTCAATGGCAAAAAAAAGGATGCGGAAAAAATAGGAATAAAGTCCTATGAGCATATTCTTCCTGCTTCTACAAGTCAGGATAAGCTATGTGCTCTCATTGATAATCTTAACAGTGATGTCAATATACATGGTATCCTTGTGCAACTTCCGCTTCCTTCTCATATAGAGGAACAGGCAATAATAGAAAGAATATCACCTGATAAGGATGTGGACGGATTTCATCCTATAAATGTTGGCAAAATGGTTATAGGACAGGATGCTTTTCTGCCATGTACCCCTTTTGGCATTATCAAGATGCTGGAATATGCAGGAATAGAAAGCAAAGGGAAGCATACTGTTATAATAGGTAGAAGCAATATCGTAGGTAAACCAATAGCCAATCTCATGATGCAAAAGAGAAATCCCGGCAATTCTACAGTAACAGTATGCCATACTGCTACTCCCAATGTATCCGATTATACTTTGCAGGCAGATATTCTCATAGTTGCAGCTGGCAGACCATGTGTCGTCAATGCTGATATGGTAAAACCGGGTGCTGTTGTAATTGATGTTGGAATAAACAGAATAGAGGATAAAGAACATCCTAGAGGCTATAGATTGGTTGGCGATGTGGACTATGATTCCGTTTCTAAGAAGGCCTCCTGGATTACGCCTGTACCAGGAGGGGTAGGGCTTATGACGAGGGCTATGCTTATGTATAATACAGTGCTTGCAGTAAAAAAGGCCAACTCTATAAAGGAGTAA
- a CDS encoding Do family serine endopeptidase, which yields MSRIKKIMSFNLILMGALIGALAMFFAFSCSTQIKPANTVNAESTDSLVDLEGLQNSFRIVSERALPVVTEISVVETKDQPEAGDGTPWFDFFFDQPDNGSPKKPFKSEALGSGVIVEKRGSTYYVVTNNHVIGNADKITIRLYDDRTYPAEIVGKDERKDLALISFKSKDSDIQVAKLGDSDNLHVGDWVLAIGNPFGFDFSVTAGIVSALNRRGGPDGNISDFIQTDAAINKGNSGGALVNLRGEVIGINTWITSPTGGSIGLGFAIPINNIKKAIADLIEKGSVEYGWLGVSVADPSDPILEDMGIATKKGAFVFEIFSDSPADKSGIKPGDFITKVGSMAIRDSDELVLEVGDLLAGQKVDFTVIRQGEEKVIPVTIGKRSKEETIRQLSKKLYPGFSVFPLTDEIKEELPEEQKKAKGIIVVSVEQGSKAAIGGLRVEDIITKVNGKRTETIKDFYKIISESSSKNLELSIMREGMEIQIKLDI from the coding sequence ATGAGCAGAATAAAAAAGATAATGTCGTTTAACTTGATTTTGATGGGTGCCCTTATAGGAGCTCTTGCCATGTTTTTTGCCTTTTCTTGCTCCACTCAGATAAAACCTGCCAATACGGTAAATGCAGAGAGTACTGACAGCCTTGTGGATTTGGAGGGACTGCAGAATTCTTTTCGCATAGTTTCCGAGAGGGCACTGCCTGTAGTAACTGAGATAAGCGTTGTAGAAACCAAGGATCAGCCAGAGGCAGGTGATGGTACGCCATGGTTTGATTTTTTCTTTGATCAGCCAGATAACGGTAGTCCCAAGAAACCTTTTAAGTCCGAAGCTCTCGGTTCCGGTGTTATCGTAGAAAAAAGAGGCAGCACATACTATGTCGTAACCAATAATCATGTGATAGGCAATGCGGATAAGATAACAATAAGGCTTTATGATGACAGGACGTATCCTGCTGAGATAGTGGGAAAAGACGAGAGAAAAGATTTGGCCTTGATATCCTTTAAGAGCAAGGATAGCGATATACAGGTCGCAAAGCTTGGGGATTCTGACAACCTGCATGTGGGTGATTGGGTGCTTGCAATAGGAAATCCCTTTGGCTTTGATTTTTCTGTTACAGCCGGTATAGTAAGCGCGCTTAACCGCCGTGGAGGTCCAGACGGTAATATAAGCGATTTTATACAGACAGATGCTGCAATCAACAAGGGAAACTCTGGCGGAGCACTCGTTAATTTGCGAGGAGAAGTCATTGGCATAAACACCTGGATAACATCTCCCACTGGCGGTAGCATAGGTCTTGGATTTGCAATTCCCATAAACAATATTAAGAAAGCCATAGCAGATCTCATAGAGAAAGGCTCTGTGGAATACGGTTGGCTTGGTGTGAGCGTTGCAGACCCCTCTGATCCAATACTGGAAGATATGGGGATTGCAACAAAAAAAGGCGCTTTTGTGTTTGAGATCTTTAGCGATAGCCCGGCCGATAAGAGTGGTATAAAACCCGGAGATTTTATTACAAAAGTAGGAAGCATGGCCATACGCGATTCCGATGAGCTTGTGCTGGAAGTTGGCGACCTTCTGGCAGGTCAGAAAGTAGACTTTACAGTAATAAGACAGGGAGAAGAAAAAGTCATACCAGTAACAATAGGAAAACGCTCCAAAGAAGAGACAATACGACAGCTAAGCAAAAAACTTTATCCGGGATTTTCCGTATTTCCGCTTACGGATGAGATAAAAGAAGAGCTTCCTGAAGAGCAGAAAAAAGCAAAAGGCATAATCGTAGTCTCTGTAGAACAGGGAAGCAAGGCTGCAATAGGTGGCCTTAGGGTGGAAGACATAATAACAAAAGTCAACGGCAAAAGGACAGAAACTATAAAAGACTTCTATAAAATAATATCGGAAAGCAGCTCAAAGAATCTCGAGCTAAGCATAATGCGTGAAGGTATGGAAATACAGATAAAGCTGGACATATAA
- the map gene encoding type I methionyl aminopeptidase, with product MISIKNKTQLEGIRQSCKMLSSVMATLRGAVAPGISTAELDELARREIASLGGKPAFLGYMDFPAAICSSVNEVVIHGIPNDKPLKEGDIVSIDCGIDYNGFFSDAAITVPVGKVSPEVGKLLAVTEESLYRGIDAAKPGGRINDISRAIYTHAKKHGLGVVREFCGHGVGLAPHEEPQVPNYVGRGPNPKLIPGMVLAIEPMFTLGSDYVKVLGDGWSVVPLDNSLSAHFEHTIAVLEDSIEILTM from the coding sequence ATGATAAGTATCAAAAATAAAACTCAGTTAGAAGGGATTAGGCAGTCCTGTAAGATGCTTTCCAGTGTTATGGCTACTCTGCGCGGTGCTGTTGCGCCTGGGATAAGTACGGCAGAGCTTGATGAGCTTGCACGTAGAGAGATTGCATCGCTTGGTGGTAAGCCTGCTTTTTTGGGATATATGGATTTCCCTGCGGCCATATGCTCTTCTGTAAATGAGGTGGTTATACACGGTATACCCAATGACAAACCGCTTAAGGAAGGTGATATAGTAAGTATAGATTGTGGTATAGATTATAATGGCTTCTTTAGCGATGCTGCTATAACTGTTCCTGTGGGTAAGGTTTCGCCGGAGGTTGGTAAGCTGCTTGCTGTTACAGAAGAAAGTCTCTATAGGGGGATTGATGCCGCAAAGCCAGGTGGTAGAATCAACGATATCTCACGTGCCATATACACACATGCCAAGAAACACGGGCTGGGTGTTGTAAGAGAGTTTTGTGGACATGGCGTTGGGCTTGCTCCTCATGAAGAACCCCAGGTCCCCAATTATGTTGGACGTGGTCCCAATCCCAAGCTTATTCCCGGGATGGTGCTTGCCATAGAACCTATGTTTACCCTTGGCTCTGATTATGTAAAGGTGCTGGGTGATGGCTGGAGCGTTGTACCTTTGGACAACAGCCTCTCCGCTCATTTTGAACATACGATAGCTGTGCTGGAAGACAGTATAGAAATACTTACGATGTAA
- a CDS encoding histidine phosphatase family protein: MLQATRVFFIRHADCDINVYAGARSNPPLSEVGKKQVEALSFWAKNADIDKVYSSPLVRAMDTAKGIAMAKGLEVNPIDALKELDFGEWEGLSASDIPAEERERWYHEPLTTAPPGGETLTELAKRVLSAYRDITDSNVGKNIAIVAHGGPLRTIICSILGLHLSFLWNFELAHASVSAADIYPNGYSLLVFLNNTYFREGFFDKKG; encoded by the coding sequence ATGTTACAAGCAACACGAGTTTTTTTCATACGGCATGCAGACTGTGATATCAATGTATATGCGGGTGCAAGAAGCAACCCGCCCCTGTCGGAAGTAGGGAAAAAACAGGTAGAGGCTCTTTCTTTTTGGGCAAAAAATGCCGATATTGATAAGGTCTATTCTAGTCCGCTTGTGCGGGCTATGGATACGGCAAAGGGTATCGCAATGGCAAAGGGATTGGAGGTTAATCCCATAGATGCTTTAAAAGAGCTTGATTTTGGAGAGTGGGAAGGACTTTCTGCCTCCGATATTCCCGCGGAAGAGAGAGAGAGATGGTATCATGAGCCTCTTACTACAGCTCCTCCAGGTGGAGAAACCTTGACTGAGCTTGCAAAGAGGGTACTTTCTGCTTATAGAGATATAACGGATTCCAATGTGGGGAAAAATATAGCTATTGTTGCTCACGGCGGGCCTTTGCGTACCATAATATGTAGTATACTGGGGCTGCATCTTTCTTTTTTATGGAATTTTGAGCTTGCACACGCTTCTGTTTCTGCAGCGGATATCTATCCCAACGGGTACAGCTTGCTTGTATTTTTGAACAACACGTATTTTAGGGAGGGGTTTTTTGATAAAAAAGGTTAA